Within the Erpetoichthys calabaricus chromosome 1, fErpCal1.3, whole genome shotgun sequence genome, the region ggtgcaccaaaaaatttatacatttaagcatgtaatgggcaaacaaaaaatgaggtatacccgaaggcactgcagtagtacttaatgtaactttacttcttaaattttaatgttttactgtttaataatttatacgcttcttatatgttgttcaaattcttttatcaaaataccactgacagcgcaatgcacgataacatggagtgaatacaccatacgcatccgcccacggctgccctgctgtgcgcagataggagttgattctacaataaaataaaataaacataaaaagagtaaaacaatcatcacccataaaccgtgtgtgtgtttatatatgtgtatatatatgttgatatgtggatgtgtatatgtacatatatatatatatatatatatatatatatatatatatatatatatatatatatatatgtagatatgtatatatatgtgtatatgtatatgtatatatatgtttatatgtgtgtgtgtgtattttatatatataaaacacagcaacactcataacaatgacaacacaattacattgacaatcatgttacgttatttttaaaatgtttcctttttttttcataacctctttaacacactacttctccgctgcgaagcgcgggtattttgctagtgtgtgtatatatatgaaacgagacacaaaaataactggactgggctttcctggaaaaccgtctggaggtcggccaaacatgaatcatagaactatatcccttcCTACATGGCCTCTCAAACTGCCGACTGGCTAGGTATGTTCTATGAATAGCCCAGtcaatcgaacctcagacgtcagcgctagaggcgaagcccgtaacgttgcgccatggcgtgtggttcatttatttgacagcatgtagatcggagtaattacattcacggcaattgtagtctgaatcacaatctgaacctcagattcccgagagggagtgcaatagagtgtgtacgcctgatgagcccagaattagggcgaaacacgtgtcgcgtaccctttgcattatttgacagtaaactatttcaaccattctatgatctgcttctcacaactgagggcaccgtggcggatgttagctgacttgcagaccaaccacaagcgttacctggtaggtaaccacccatacaatcacattgcgattcagactacgaatgccgtgaatgtaattaccccaatctacatgctgtcaaataaatgaaccacacgccgtggcgcaacgttaggggcttcgcctctagcgctgacgtccgaggttcgattcccgagagggaatgCAGtacagtgtgtacgcctgatgagcccagaattagggcgaaacacatgtcgcgtactctttgcattatttgacagtaaactatttcaaccatatgtgtgtatatatatatatatatatatatatatatatatatatatagtggccatTAGAGGGCACTTCAGCCACCCTTTCCAATACAGACAGACTCAGTTGCAAGTTTTACCACAAAGCACACCTTTATTCATGTGGGGAAGCACTTTTTGCTTGCTCCCCAAAACACAGCACAGTAAAAGCAACcaataacacaatacaacacagtcCTTCTTTTCTCCTTTCTCTTCCACGTTATGCCTCTACTCCTCCTCTGACAAAATTTctcccaaactccaactcccacgaAGCTTTACAGAAATCCATGGAGGCACAGCAACTCAGGGGAGACTGCCCTCTAGcggttctgggggaggcagtgtcctgtgcaCATTTGCTACCCAAGTTGTTCAGATATATTGGCCTCCCAGCCAGACAGATGACACAGCCGTCTAAAAGGTAGATGATTTGAATACTATATTCAATGTTTCTCGTCCTTTACATTTAGTTTCAGTAAAGACCACTTAATATGGTGTATTAAATGTGTTCAGAAAAGGCTAATAGATTTGaaatttttgctcattttttaaacagtcttATGTGGCGATTTATATACAGGTCAGATCCCGTTATAGCAAATTCCATAGTAACGAAATTTTCAGaatatcaaatactttttgtGGGCCCAGACAAATGTTCACAGAACATCATGTTAAACAAATATCGTTTCAACGAAATGTAAGtttcagtataacaaatgttATTTAAACCAAGAATGGCcaccaaaaataataatgtaatgcgAAAAATGCCACGCCTAAACTTTCACTGAGTCTCGGCATCCCTGCAACagctgtctctttcttgttaaactaaaagaagtgataGTCTGTTATGAAATTTTTGGTCTCAGGCAGTCTTAGTCAGGCTTGGAGAGAATGTAGGCATGACATCGTACATATAGTTGAATTCTGAGGTAGTGCTCCACTGAGTTTCTACATGGGTTGTTGTGTCTTGTGCAGATACTATTCTGTTGGAGTTTCATGGcgtttctcaaagttttctttgagatgtaCAAATAAAGTGAGAAAGGCATCAGTTTacgctgaaagaaaaattaataatcctggaaaaagttgaatgaagaaaaatgacacaGCAAAAGCATTCGCAATCACACCCTCATCTTCATCTAATATCTTGTTTTCactctgtattttcatacctgcaTTTCTATAAAAAAGTTATATCTAACATCTCATTGTCATTCcttattcatacctgtatttctacgAAAAAAGTTACATTGAACGtgttgttttcattctgtattcatacctgtatttctattaaaacaaacaaacatctgtttcgttttcattatgtattttcatacctgaatttctattaacaaaaaagaaagttacatctaatgtctcattttcaaatataattttttttttgcagtttaagaagcgctgTTTTTTATAAAAGTATTGTCAAGCATGGGTCAccagagacaggaaggtgagtccaggttttcaaggaaaataaatgtacattattactgtatagaaaaggcaggtacagtctcaagacttcattcaaaataggagttGTAAGGAGCCGCAACACTAGCAAGCTTCCTGCTTTAGCtaccatcttcagattagaagaccAGTGACACAGAATCACCACTGTGGCAGAAACAGTTTGGAGAAAAGAGATCAGGAAAGAGAGTGCTTGGAATAGTAGATCAAAGCCCTTTATtgaatgttctaaacattgtgtgacaaacatgttaTGTGGTAAGCCAGCTCCTGCAGAGAACAACCCATTTCTtttcccttggtttactgtttaccagatgccGCAGAGTAGCTACAGAACTGTTCTTGCACTGCTGCCATTAGAGATTACGAATCACCAGTGACCCTGGTCACAATACTTCTGGTCACATATAACTTctgttataatgaaatatttctaTGGGATTTTCTTTAATTATGATTTTTTGGGCTGCTGAATCAATTACTGCTGTTAGGTTTTTTTGTTCCAGTTTCATTTtgatataattaaaatttatttgtatCTTTCCCtgttctcatttaatttgttatggatgccaccattttgtcgTATATTGCTACCATGTTGCTAAAAAATGCATCGGAAGTGCATGGTTTACTGTTGCAATGGGAtaaagcagtgctccgcaaccggtgtgccacggcacactggtgtgccttgagccgatacaggtgtgccgcggtcaaataagacaattttctaactaaataatatttcaacggtcctccttagaaatacaataacgagaatacgtgcaatgaaatatttgcgtaaatagccttttaaaggtttcataattttatgtgtcatttctctgaaataataaatcccatcgcctggcgcctacgACGTACGCCCAACGTAGTTGCCAGACAActgcgtagtatgctttgataggcagagcgctccgtgccctcacctagattcaattcaagccgacgtattagtcgtgctacgtcgcattcactcgtcttgcgacagtagttatcattcattactattagttgtgttgctgaattgtgtatggttaacgttcttcgtgtgattcatatttagttttatacccctttaaatatggataaatttttacatggaaaagattcgtcttcatgtacagatgatgaagaacccagcacaagtgtagcaaaaaaacaaagaagattgtgaaaaggaagtacaacgaagactacattcgatatggattctcgtggtgtggtgatgaaacggctccaaagccacaatgcatcatttgcggcgatcagctatcaaacgaggcaatggcacccagcaaagtaaatcgccatctaaattcaaaccatcccagttacgccaaaaaagacaaacaatattttcagaggcgcttagaacaaaatcaaaaacagaagcaatttaTGAAATCGGCCGTTACGGTTTCTGAAAAGGCCTTAGAAGCTAGCTACCATGttgcaaaattaattgcatgtcAGAAAAGACCACATACTATCGGCGAAACACTTATTAAACCAGCATGCATGGAAATTGTTCGACTTATGCTTGAGCCCAATGAAGTTAAGGAAGTGAATAAAGTTTCGTTGTCTGCCGATACTGTTAAAAGACGTATTCATGACATGTCAAGCGATATTTTAGGAACACTGATTAGAAAACTGATATTGGCTGAAAAATTTGCGCTTCAAATCGACGAATCAAccgatattaaaaataaagcacaactgATAGCTATTGTACGTTTCGTTGACGAGGACTTTATTaaagaacattatttattttgtaaggaGGTTCCAGAGCGAACTACCGATGAAGAAATTTTCCGAGTAAccgatgatttcttcaaaatatataatattcaatGGAGCAATTGCATTGCTATTTGCACGGATGGCGCTGCGGCAATGACGGGTAGTAAAAAAGGTTTTGTCTCTTGTGTACAACAAAAAAATCCGATAATACAAATTACACACTGCTGCATACATCGAGAAGCATTGATGGTCAAGAATTTGCCAGAGGAACTTTTGAACACGatgaatgaatgcattaaaaTCATAAACATAATTAAATCGAGAGCCCTAAATTCGCGAATCTTTGGAATACTCTGTGCAGAAATGGGAGCCGAATATGAATGACttattgttttatactgaagttcgTTGGCTATCCCGAGGCAAAGTTTTGGCTAGATTGTTTGAGCTTCGCTACGAGGTGCGTgagtttcttttagatcaaaataTGCCCAAACTATACCAGCGCCTCGATGATGATTACTGGATAGCCAAACTTGCATACATGGCTGATATATTCGAACATCTGaatgaacttaataaaaaaatgcaaggacGGAATGAGAATATATTGACATGCTCCGATAAATTACAggggttcaaaaaaaaaaactcgaactTTGGCAGGAAGTGTTGCAAAAAGGATGTTTAGAAATGTACCAAAGGACCAACCATAGTATGactgaaaacaagcaattaatTGTGGATTTGGCCCAACAACATTTAAGTATGCTTCAGCAGAAATTTGATcactatttttattctattaatacGGAACAATACGATTGGATTCGAAATCCTTTTGCAATCAATGCAATAAATTCTACGGAAGCCCTGTCACTGCAAATTCGAGAGGAATTTATAGGATTAAGTAATGACGGGACGTTAAAACTTCATTTCACCGAAGTTCCATTAGATGTTTTCGGGATTTCCGTTAAGAAAGAATATCCTTGCATTTCCGACAAGGCCATCCTAACACTACTTCCATTTTCGACGACATAGTCATGTGAGCAAAGTTtttcaactcttgtgttaattaaaaatgataagcggtcatgcttaaaagatcttgaccaagaacttcgggttgcgctgtcaaatattgagccgaatataaaacttttgtgttcgttgaaacaagcgcaggtatcacattaatcagtcattatgttataataattattaagattgcataaaagtaaatatagtatagtttttatgtatgtatacttataataaatgtatacttataataaaaaatgaaaatatattgtaaaatttgtgtattaaattaatatctatatatcagtggcgtagctggagatcatgttgccctaaagctgaaaaataaattggagttcATGTTGTTGCCCCTAAATAGCTAGCGCTCTTCGCGGACCGCCCCATACCCAAAAAAATACGCCATTGCTACATATTTTGGCTTTTgctgtgccgcggaattctaggaagaactttggtgtgtcgtaggtgagaaaaggttgcggagcactgggaTAAAGGTCAGTGTGTGCACTTTTGTATGGATTTGATCATGAAAAAATGCACATGCCAAAAAACAGGGAAATGTGGTGACTAAaagaaaatcagatttataaaacctgatgTACACATATTTCTATGCAATTCCCTTTTATAAATCACAGTCacttgtaaatgtgcattcatAAACACACCTGGACATTAATCAACTTCATACATATGCAAACATgatgctgcagatattcattGGCTAGTAGACCAGCCTCCTACTTGACACATTAAGTCCCTGCCACCTGCATTCAAAAGCATGTTGTTGCCCACTGCAACTGAGTGTGAAAAATCAGGCACAGCATTATAGCCCCTCTCCTTTGTGTTCTGGGGGTCCTGGAAAAGTTGAAGGTGCCAGCCtctgagtgggtagccactatcacccgGCATATGCAATGACATGAATAGTGAAGAACATAGGAAAAATGGAGGGTTCAGCctgttaccttaccaacaagccagccagcATGTACAGTACCATCATCTCTACCAAAGCTcatttgcttcaaaataaatgagtcacgggttgacccaggccatgGAGACATAATGTTTGTTTGGCATCACATATGcctgtgtgttaatggaatgttacAACTTGCAGTTAAGAAAAGCAGCCTCATTCATGTCTGATACCCTTACTGTAATATGAATGCAGTAAATTGATCCAATTACATTAGTTGAACTGGACAGtggtgcaaattgcctttttacatTGGCAAGcatgtgttatgttttatgtatgtacacccacaccatatgaaaactggatgtagcgccTCTTCCGCCAGCTAATGGCTATCAGCACAGCAAGCATGATGGAGTGGAGCTTGGcaaagatattcctgacctgttggccagttaGTGGAGAAGTAACAACAGATAGtggatataaactgatgaaaaacaaaaaagttgtaatACACAACATTGGCCCTCTGAAAAAGAGTCTGTACATCacatttgaggtttaatatgtttatcAACACCCATTAAAATAATGACTTGGTGATATGAATAATTGTATGCGTGAGTCTTCATTTAGCTGCTCTGGCTGTATCTACCTACAtaatcaagggtgtcatcatttctcaatttcaataaaatgttGCTTATGGATGGGTCATAGTTGCCGTAAGTATATATAAGCTTTTGTGTCAAGTTTTCTTCTATAAATCCTGATGTTTGAGTGGGAAGTTCCAAACGCATATTTCAAGCTTCTTTATGTGTGTATGCAAGCTTCacaaatgaggcccctggtcattcaAGATTGCAAATAAATCAGTTAAAGTTTGCAGATACATTTCAATTATTGTTTCTGGCTAAAAGAATTATTTGCTACAAGCGTTTTACAGCAAACAGCATCATTTTCAGATTAAAAACAGATTGATCTGAATTTTTGTCTAACAAACTCAGTTTggctttagagaaaaaaaatctaagttcTGCGCCTTACTTAAAATCGCATCTGCTATTATCTTTACCTGAACCTTTAGCAATAAGAAAGTGTCATCTCATAGATCTCAAGTTGCACAGAATTGAGAGAAATCGGCCATAAGTTATACTCAAAAAGAACTCAGAAGCTAGAAAACAAACCTAGTATTAGGGtctactttaaataataaaactaccACTAATGAGGATCAAAACATAGAATGTCCACTGAGTAATAATGCACTGAAATGTTGTGGCATCTTTATA harbors:
- the LOC127528549 gene encoding zinc finger BED domain-containing protein 5-like; the protein is MAPSKVNRHLNSNHPSYAKKDKQYFQRRLEQNQKQKQFMKSAVTVSEKALEASYHVAKLIACQKRPHTIGETLIKPACMEIVRLMLEPNEVKEVNKVSLSADTVKRRIHDMSSDILGTLIRKLILAEKFALQIDESTDIKNKAQLIAIVRFVDEDFIKEHYLFCKEVPERTTDEEIFRVTDDFFKIYNIQWSNCIAICTDGAAAMTGSKKGFVSCVQQKNPIIQITHCCIHREALMVKNLPEELLNTMNECIKIINIIKSRALNSRIFGILCAEMGAEYE